AAATCTCGGTTTCATCATCATTTATTTCAGCTATAAGTGAAGAATATAAATCATCTCTTGAGCATTTCACTTCTTTAATGTATTTTGCAATAAGCTTAGGATAACTCAGTATCTCAGTAGCTATATTTTGGGTCAAGCTGTTCACATTGTATGGAGAGCGTATCTGCTCTATTTTATCTATATTCTTTGAATTGGAGCCTAAGAAGCCTACTCTTATCCCTGCCAGCCCTAAGGCTTTTGAGCAAGTTTTGGTTATTACAAGATTGTCGTATTTTGATATCAGGTCAGACACGCTTTGATTGTAAAAATCCATGTAGGCTTCATCTACTATAACAGTTCCCCAGAATGTTTTAACCAGCTGCTCTACATCTGATTTCAAAAAACCTTTGCCAGTTGGATTGTTGGGATTTGAAAAAACTATAACTGATGCCATATTTATTCTTGCAGCATTTATAAGGTCTTCGAGCTTCATGGTCTTAACCTTAATCAAGCTAGCATTATATTTTTTAGAATATACCTCATACATTGAAAAATCTGGAT
This region of Acetoanaerobium noterae genomic DNA includes:
- a CDS encoding pyridoxal phosphate-dependent aminotransferase encodes the protein MMSNILKLDANERAKDYEAEIIASIIQKSVLSKVSINRYPDAKAIKLRKAYSKYSKIPYENLVAGNGSDELIDLAFSVFAQSKTVVCFDPDFSMYEVYSKKYNASLIKVKTMKLEDLINAARINMASVIVFSNPNNPTGKGFLKSDVEQLVKTFWGTVIVDEAYMDFYNQSVSDLISKYDNLVITKTCSKALGLAGIRVGFLGSNSKNIDKIEQIRSPYNVNSLTQNIATEILSYPKLIAKYIKEVKCSRDDLYSSLIAEINDDETEIYESSANFIYIKTKYSADIYEYLLEKGILIRSFEDGIRITAGNIEDNVKLVSEIKRAISLAKEERRGYQNERAV